The following proteins are co-located in the Candida dubliniensis CD36 chromosome 3, complete sequence genome:
- a CDS encoding hyphally regulated cell wall protein, putative (Similar to Pichia stipitis HYR2.1), translating to MLLSNLVIPLLATSATVSANFDVTSSLTKYASFDFGLGDISIQEGASFSLVNTFDCAFQGDISIEKDCEFVIASTAKALKLTFNNIFHKIENKGKWIVHTLEAAAASTCNIIVQSFVNTGEIILAFKGHVLAPIINIAANHWVNHGCLHIFQEIKSISVAILGVVGGEIENHGTICLTNQLCKQVTKISGGGCIALEKSSSFYISNSFLSIDAQHTFYLGAGNPTIQAQAVSSPQTFKVANFGANGAHKIGLNLPLLSISIAGKKGWSYDTKTGILTLTANGFISQKFDIGLGYDVSKFEVCTDDSVGIVSVINGSIKYNGPCPHAGRPSVCQVCPGVPTPPVITSSATAITSTQSKTASSSTSKVATTSTASSSTSKVATTSTASKPKPTTLSTSSIASTKTTASSKTNSVASTTTPEGSYSTSFVTATAETTKVVTITSCSNNACHPTTAPTGITVVTLTTSDIKTVVTTYCPLTQTVTLGVTGSKTVDLGCPTGYFGYNGYIGKGISFGHDGVAASASAGFQIGFDIFNDH from the coding sequence ATGTTATTGTCAAATCTTGTTATTCCCTTATTGGCTACCAGTGCTACTGTGTCAGCTAATTTTGATGTCACTTCCTCATTAACCAAATATGCctcatttgattttggacTTGGTGACATTTCAATTCAAGAGGGTGCTTCCTTTTCGTTAGTCAACACTTTTGATTGTGCCTTTCAAGGTGACATTAgcattgaaaaagattGTGAGTTCGTTATTGCTTCTACCGCTAAAGCCTTAAAACTTACCTTTAACAATATCTTccataaaattgaaaacaaaggTAAATGGATTGTCCACACTTTGGAAGCTGCCGCTGCTAGTACATGTAATATTATTGTCCAATCTTTTGTCAACACTGGTGAAATTATTTTGGCTTTCAAAGGTCACGTTTTGGCTCCAATCATTAACATTGCCGCTAACCATTGGGTCAATCATGGTTGTTTACATATTTTccaagaaattaaatcaatttctgtTGCGATTTTGGGTGTTGTTGGCggtgaaattgaaaaccaTGGTACTATCTGTTTAACTAACCAACTTTGTAAACAAGTTACAAAGATTAGTGGAGGTGGATGTATTGCTTTAGAAAAATCTTCCTCATTCTATATTTCCAACTCATtcttatcaattgatgCTCAACATACTTTCTACTTAGGTGCAGGCAACCCAACCATTCAAGCTCAAGCAGTATCACTGCCACAAACATTCAAGGTTGCCAATTTTGGTGCTAATGGTGCTCATAAAATTGGTTTGAATTTACCTTTGTTGTCTATTTCTATTGCTGGTAAGAAAGGCTGGTCCTATGACACAAAAACTGGTATTTTAACATTGACTGCTAATGGATTCATTTCTCAAAAGTTTGACATTGGTCTTGGTTACGATGTTTCTAAATTCGAAGTTTGTACCGATGATTCAGTCGGTATTGTTTCCGTTATCAATGGTTCTATCAAATACAACGGTCCATGCCCACATGCTGGAAGACCATCAGTCTGTCAAGTTTGCCCAGGTGTCCCAACCCCTCCAGTTATTACATCAAGTGCCACTGCTATTACCAGTACCCAATCAAAAACTGCTAGTTCATCTACTTCAAAAGTTGCTACTACTAGCACTGCTAGTTCATCTACTTCAAAAGTTGCTACTACTAGCACTGCTAGCAAACCTAAACCAACCACCCTTTCTACTAGCTCTATTGCTTCTACCAAGACTACAGCTTCCTCAAAAACCAACTCCGTTGCTTCTACAACCACACCAGAAGGATCTTACTCCACCTCATTTGTAACTGCTACTGCCGAGACCACCAAAGTTGTCACTATCACTTCTTGTTCCAATAATGCTTGTCACCCAACTACTGCTCCTACTGGTATTACTGTCGTCACACTTACCACCTCCGACATCAAAACTGTTGTCACTACTTACTGTCCATTGACCCAAACTGTTACTTTGGGTGTTACCGGTAGCAAGACTGTTGATTTGGGTTGTCCAACTGGATACTTTGGTTACAATGGTTACATTGGTAAAGGTATCAGTTTTGGTCATGATGGTGTTGCTGCTAGTGCCAGTGCTGGTTTCCAAATTGGTTTTGATATCTTCAATGACCATTAG
- a CDS encoding conserved oligomeric Golgi complex subunit, putative (Similar to S. cerevisiae COG7;~In S. cerevisiae: comoponent of a cytosolic tethering complex that functions in protein trafficking to mediate fusion of transport vesicles to Golgi compartments), which yields MTNTDESLSMYFDDDFNPSAYIDKLVHTITNSNPASSTTPVTAYSKSSLTKLSNDISHLITHLDYYTNMITNDSLQKKLDALDKSNEIINNNEENGTTRLQYHVHVFNNAVLSLQTELNEINKQLDESTINNEAIQKLIQLKQVKSNLTKVLSIFELVYNSISQDDELSFTVDKFQNALDDLLASIKNQLESSDKNDKLLAQIDKLLEMNGLFTHLSRFNTAFKKFLTKLSNEKEVYLNKKR from the coding sequence ATGACAAACACCGATGAATCATTGTCTATGtattttgatgatgactTTAATCCATCTGCATATATTGACAAACTTGTACATACAATAACCAATCTGAATCCAGCGAGCTCAACAACACCGGTTACGGCATATTCAAAACTGTCATTAACAAAACTATCCAACGACATATCCCATTTGATAACACATCTTGATTACTACACCAACATGATAACCAATGATAGCttacaaaagaaattagatgcattagataaatcaaatgaaataatcaataataatgaagagaATGGCACCACGAGATTGCAGTATCATGTACATGTTTTTAATAACGCCGTGTTGTCTTTACAGACAGAGCTAAATGAGATCAATAAACAGTTGGATGAGTCAACCATCAATAATGAAGCTATCCAGAAACTAATCCAATTAAAACAAGTCAAATCTAATCTTACAAAGGTCTTGAGTATATTTGAGTTAGTCTACAATTCAATCTCGCAAGATGATGAACTTTCTTTTACGGTTGATAAGTTTCAAAATGCCCTTGATGATTTGCTTGCCTCGATAAAAAACCAACTAGAATCCAGTGACAAAAATGACAAGTTATTAGCGCAAATAGATAAACTACTAGAAATGAATGGCTTATTCACACATTTGTCGAGATTCAACACTGCTTTCAAAAAGTTCCTTaccaaattatcaaatgagAAGGAGGTATAtttaaacaagaaaaggTGA
- a CDS encoding protein Pet191 homologue, mitochondrial precursor, putative (spliced gene;~Similar to S. cerevisiae PET191), translating into MGASCKDQRKALAICLQRSPCVLLDRHTPKECLTDPELKKDLPELCKAQFRAFMECKNGMFDMRKRMRGNAPLSTGKYDETFDNLSTGNFDPREEIRKLDVLNRNLSRQQQAQEKKD; encoded by the exons ATGGGTGCTAG TTGCAAAGATCAAAGAAAGGCGCTTGCTATATGTTTACAAAGATCTCCATGTGTTCTACTAGATCGACACACACCGAAAGAATGTTTAACTGATCCCGAATTGAAAAAGGACTTGCCTGAACTATGTAAGGCACAATTCAGAGCCTTTATGGAATGCAAGAATGGGATGTTTGATATGCGAAAAAGAATGAGAGGTAATGCACCTTTATCAACTGGTAAATACGATGAaacttttgataatttatctACTGGGAATTTTGATCCTCGTGAGGAAATAAGAAAATTGGATGTGTTGAATAGAAACTTGTCTAGACAGCAACAAGctcaagaaaagaaagattaa